A stretch of the Chlamydia pecorum E58 genome encodes the following:
- a CDS encoding GspE/PulE family protein codes for MADDLLNYKLLDLFPYTFLKKHCCLPLEEEGDVLVIAHAPTTSLVALDEIRLLSKKNVRFLIKEEAEILQSLQKLYSTRGGKASDMLLTMEQETSPTMEAQEDLLENTSSAPVVRLLNLILKEAIEERASDIHFEPSEEVLRIRYRIDGVLHDRHSPPSHLRSALITRLKVLAKLDIAEHRLPQDGRIKLQLGGQEVDMRVSTVPVIHGERVVLRILDKRNVILDIAGLCMPEAMEREFKENIKAPEGILLVTGPTGSGKTTTLYGVLQELSGPFTNIMTIEDPPEYKLAGIAQIAVKHKIGLSFSRGLRHLLRQDPDILMVGEIRDQETAEIAIQAALTGHFVVSTLHTNDAISAVFRLIDMGVEPYLLSATLVGVVAQRLVRKLCPHCKKTCSPDEHEKAFLLSLKEDPHRQVYHGQGCSACFHSGYKGRQGIYEFFRPDAHLRSEIAQRQTYQALRDHAYTSGFCPLLEHGVALALSGQTSLSEVLRVTRHYD; via the coding sequence ATGGCCGATGATCTCCTGAATTATAAGCTTTTAGACCTTTTCCCCTATACGTTTCTAAAGAAACACTGCTGTCTTCCTCTTGAAGAAGAGGGCGATGTTCTTGTAATTGCTCATGCACCGACGACCTCCCTTGTAGCTTTAGATGAAATTCGGTTGTTATCGAAAAAGAACGTACGCTTTCTTATAAAAGAAGAAGCTGAAATCCTACAGAGTCTGCAAAAGCTTTATAGCACAAGAGGCGGAAAAGCTTCTGATATGCTGCTAACGATGGAGCAGGAAACCTCCCCCACAATGGAAGCTCAGGAAGATCTCCTTGAAAATACGAGTTCGGCTCCTGTTGTCCGGCTGTTAAATTTGATCTTAAAAGAAGCGATCGAAGAGCGAGCTTCAGATATTCATTTTGAGCCTTCCGAAGAGGTATTGCGTATCAGATATCGTATAGATGGAGTTCTTCATGACCGCCATTCTCCTCCGTCACATCTACGCTCTGCACTCATCACGCGGCTTAAAGTTTTAGCTAAGTTGGATATTGCGGAGCATCGCCTTCCCCAAGATGGTAGGATAAAGCTGCAGCTTGGTGGACAGGAAGTGGATATGCGTGTCAGCACAGTGCCTGTGATTCATGGGGAAAGGGTCGTTTTGCGGATCTTAGATAAGCGAAATGTGATTTTAGATATTGCAGGGCTCTGCATGCCTGAAGCAATGGAGAGGGAATTTAAAGAAAATATTAAAGCTCCAGAAGGGATTTTGCTAGTTACGGGCCCTACGGGAAGTGGGAAAACTACGACGTTATATGGAGTGTTGCAGGAGCTCTCAGGACCGTTTACAAACATTATGACAATCGAGGATCCTCCAGAATATAAACTCGCAGGGATCGCACAGATCGCTGTAAAGCATAAAATCGGTCTGTCGTTTTCGCGTGGGTTACGGCATTTGTTGCGTCAAGATCCGGATATTTTAATGGTGGGAGAAATCCGAGATCAGGAAACAGCAGAGATCGCCATACAGGCAGCTCTAACGGGACATTTCGTAGTGAGTACCTTGCATACAAATGATGCCATCTCGGCTGTATTTCGTTTGATAGATATGGGAGTGGAGCCTTATTTGCTTTCCGCAACCCTTGTTGGAGTGGTGGCACAAAGGTTGGTAAGAAAACTTTGTCCCCATTGTAAAAAAACCTGCTCCCCAGATGAGCATGAAAAGGCGTTTCTTCTTTCCCTTAAGGAAGACCCTCATCGCCAAGTATACCATGGACAGGGATGCTCGGCGTGTTTTCATTCTGGATACAAAGGCCGACAGGGAATCTACGAGTTTTTCCGTCCAGATGCGCATCTGCGCTCAGAGATTGCTCAGAGGCAAACATATCAGGCGTTGCGAGACCATGCCTATACCAGTGGTTTTTGTCCTTTGTTAGAGCATGGTGTTGCTTTAGCCCTTTCTGGGCAAACCTCATTATCCGAGGTTTTGAGGGTAACAAGACACTACGATTAA